A window of the Streptomyces sp. Ag109_O5-10 genome harbors these coding sequences:
- a CDS encoding ANTAR domain-containing protein: protein MSENSGAPGPRPGEHGSGDAEQQAIDARNRKLARAGVARAERLLVSSYRLSSEQEAFDLLRGASQRFNVKLHTLAETAVHLPAPRPGDSSWVPGRPRPAAPPLPVLGARERRLADDSAVLKTALQRTLHITGAEMGNVQLVQNGMLRMEHHTGLNGRFTDYFAFVDSSTTSCAQAAEQTRQVTVEEVAASDAFDETARWTILQTGSRACHSAPLLSPRGTVIGMVSSHHDRPLPHLTAEQSAALDQLGRQVGRWLVWHRNTTVISALNHLHTTATR, encoded by the coding sequence ATGAGCGAGAATTCCGGTGCGCCCGGACCGCGTCCGGGAGAACACGGGTCCGGGGACGCCGAGCAGCAGGCGATCGACGCGCGGAACAGGAAGCTGGCGCGTGCCGGTGTCGCCCGGGCCGAGCGGCTCCTCGTCTCCTCGTACCGGCTCTCCTCGGAGCAGGAGGCGTTCGACCTGCTGCGCGGCGCCTCCCAGCGGTTCAACGTCAAACTGCACACCCTCGCCGAGACGGCCGTGCACCTGCCCGCGCCGCGGCCGGGCGACTCCAGCTGGGTGCCGGGCCGGCCGCGCCCGGCCGCGCCGCCGCTGCCCGTCCTGGGCGCCCGCGAACGCCGGCTGGCCGACGACAGTGCCGTCCTCAAGACCGCCCTGCAGCGCACCCTGCACATCACCGGTGCCGAGATGGGCAACGTGCAACTGGTGCAGAACGGCATGCTCCGCATGGAGCACCACACCGGGCTGAACGGACGCTTCACCGACTACTTCGCCTTCGTCGACTCCTCCACCACCTCCTGTGCGCAGGCCGCGGAGCAGACCCGGCAGGTCACTGTCGAGGAGGTCGCCGCCTCCGACGCCTTCGACGAGACCGCGCGGTGGACGATCCTCCAGACGGGCAGCCGCGCCTGCCACAGCGCCCCGCTGCTCAGCCCGAGAGGCACCGTCATCGGCATGGTCTCCTCCCACCACGACCGGCCCCTGCCCCACCTCACCGCCGAGCAGTCGGCGGCACTCGACCAGCTCGGCAGGCAGGTCGGCCGCTGGCTGGTCTGGCACCGCAACACCACGGTGATCTCCGCCCTGAACCACCTCCACACCACCGCCACCCGCTGA
- a CDS encoding beta-1,3-glucanase family protein, producing MQSSVGAPTRRPPATALRPRLALGLVVALIAAFFAVLAPSPAHAADQLLSQGRPATASSTENASFPASAAVDGNTGTRWSSAFADPQWLQVDLGSVQQLSSVTLNWEAAYAKAFQIQTSTDAATWTTVYSTTTATGGTQNLAVTGSGRYVRLYGTVRGTPYGYSLWEFQVYGPGSTTPPDDFWGSTGDIPAAHNAVEVKILNRTNGKYPDSQVYWSFNGQTHSIAEQPYLDMPANSAGRMYFYLGSPTSSYYDFIEFTVGNNVFNGNTTRVDAFGLKLAMRLHTKDGYDVEVGENRQTFAEDRATTFQRFIDAVPSQFDVLAQTQAPYRIIAPGSDPSFRAGGANANYFTSYAQSVGVNAATSDIFGCAASLASDPNTCAALNRHVATLPASQQSDPAQFYTAAPANYYAKFWHDNAINHLAYGFPYDDVAGQSSFISHANPQWLLVAVGW from the coding sequence ATGCAGAGTTCCGTCGGCGCACCCACCCGCAGACCGCCGGCCACCGCCTTACGCCCACGGCTGGCGCTCGGCCTGGTGGTCGCCCTGATCGCCGCCTTCTTCGCGGTCCTCGCCCCGTCGCCCGCGCACGCGGCCGACCAGTTGCTGTCCCAGGGCAGGCCCGCCACCGCCTCCTCGACCGAGAACGCCTCCTTCCCCGCGAGCGCGGCGGTCGACGGCAACACCGGCACCCGCTGGTCCTCGGCCTTCGCCGACCCGCAGTGGCTCCAGGTCGACCTCGGCTCCGTCCAGCAGCTCAGCAGCGTCACCCTGAACTGGGAGGCCGCCTACGCGAAGGCCTTCCAGATCCAGACCTCCACCGACGCCGCCACCTGGACCACCGTCTACTCGACCACCACCGCCACCGGCGGCACCCAGAACCTGGCCGTCACCGGCAGCGGCCGCTACGTCCGCCTCTACGGCACCGTGCGGGGCACCCCGTACGGCTACTCCCTGTGGGAGTTCCAGGTGTACGGCCCCGGGTCCACCACCCCGCCGGACGACTTCTGGGGCAGCACCGGCGACATCCCGGCGGCGCACAACGCCGTCGAGGTGAAGATCCTCAACCGCACCAACGGCAAGTACCCCGACAGCCAGGTGTACTGGAGCTTCAACGGCCAGACGCACTCCATAGCCGAGCAGCCCTACCTCGACATGCCGGCCAACTCCGCGGGCCGCATGTACTTCTACCTGGGCTCGCCCACCAGTTCCTACTACGACTTCATCGAGTTCACGGTCGGCAACAACGTCTTCAACGGCAACACCACCCGCGTCGACGCCTTCGGCCTGAAGCTGGCCATGCGGCTGCACACCAAGGACGGTTACGACGTCGAGGTGGGCGAGAACCGGCAGACCTTCGCCGAGGACCGCGCCACCACGTTCCAGCGGTTCATCGACGCGGTGCCGTCCCAGTTCGACGTGCTGGCCCAGACCCAGGCGCCGTACCGGATCATCGCGCCCGGCAGCGACCCGAGCTTCCGCGCGGGCGGCGCCAACGCCAACTACTTCACCTCGTACGCCCAGTCGGTGGGCGTGAACGCGGCCACCTCCGACATCTTCGGCTGCGCCGCGTCCCTGGCGTCCGACCCGAACACGTGCGCCGCCCTCAACCGGCACGTCGCCACCCTGCCGGCCTCCCAGCAGTCCGACCCGGCCCAGTTCTACACGGCGGCACCGGCCAACTACTACGCCAAGTTCTGGCACGACAACGCCATCAACCACCTCGCCTACGGCTTCCCCTACGACGACGTGGCGGGCCAGTCCTCGTTCATCTCGCACGCCAACCCGCAGTGGCTCCTGGTGGCGGTCGGCTGGTAG
- a CDS encoding DUF2182 domain-containing protein, with protein sequence MTGRPVTVRGGAAPAGLLLAVAAAAWVWVVTRWGGMPAMPGTMGLGPAAFLAVWTLMTAAMMLPGTAPVAALYARTITAHRTPRMIVFTAAYLLVWAAAGLPAYALAAGLGRAGGLPAATGTAVAAAVFFVGGAYQLTPLKERCLAKCRSPVGQLLRYSSYPGRSRDLRAGVHHGGFCLGCCWSLMVLLAAFGVMNLWAMVVLTGVITAEKLAPAGHLIARLVGIASIALAVAVFWFPELAPGLTGGGRAGM encoded by the coding sequence GTGACCGGTCGGCCGGTCACCGTCCGCGGCGGGGCGGCCCCCGCCGGACTGCTGCTGGCCGTGGCGGCCGCCGCCTGGGTCTGGGTGGTGACGCGCTGGGGCGGCATGCCGGCGATGCCGGGCACGATGGGCCTGGGCCCGGCCGCCTTCCTGGCCGTGTGGACCCTGATGACGGCCGCGATGATGCTGCCCGGCACGGCGCCCGTCGCCGCGCTGTACGCGCGTACCATCACCGCGCACCGGACGCCGCGGATGATCGTTTTCACGGCCGCCTACCTGCTCGTCTGGGCCGCGGCCGGGCTGCCTGCGTACGCGCTGGCCGCGGGCCTGGGCCGGGCGGGGGGCCTGCCGGCCGCGACGGGTACCGCGGTCGCCGCGGCCGTCTTCTTCGTCGGCGGCGCCTACCAGCTCACCCCGCTCAAGGAGCGCTGCCTGGCGAAGTGCCGCTCGCCGGTGGGGCAACTGCTGCGCTACTCCTCGTACCCGGGGCGCTCTCGTGATCTGCGTGCCGGAGTCCACCACGGAGGCTTCTGCCTGGGCTGCTGCTGGTCGCTGATGGTGCTGCTGGCGGCGTTCGGCGTGATGAACCTCTGGGCCATGGTGGTCCTGACCGGCGTGATCACGGCCGAGAAGCTGGCTCCGGCCGGCCACCTGATCGCCCGTCTCGTGGGGATCGCCTCGATCGCGCTGGCCGTCGCCGTCTTCTGGTTCCCGGAGCTGGCTCCCGGGCTCACCGGCGGCGGCAGGGCCGGGATGTAG
- a CDS encoding DUF1326 domain-containing protein — translation MPWNLNGTYLESCNCDVVCPCTTSGLTAPADHERCQVTFAFHVDSGTVDGVDVSGRNVAVFVDAPRVMADGGWQVAVYLDASADDRQAEALGSVFCGEAGGPMAALAPLIGKLLGVERVPIEYRDDGRHHSARVGDVIDVEIEDQVAPQFGPDGPVMHLTGMFHPANSTLAIARSARARGGGVYGRSWDFSGGNGHSAPFTWSA, via the coding sequence ATGCCCTGGAACCTGAACGGCACCTACCTGGAGAGTTGCAACTGCGACGTGGTCTGCCCCTGCACCACCTCGGGTCTGACCGCGCCGGCCGACCACGAGCGCTGCCAGGTGACCTTCGCGTTCCATGTGGACAGCGGGACCGTGGACGGCGTGGACGTCTCCGGCCGCAATGTCGCCGTCTTCGTCGACGCCCCCAGGGTGATGGCCGACGGTGGCTGGCAGGTGGCCGTGTATCTCGACGCCTCGGCCGACGACCGCCAGGCGGAGGCCCTGGGCAGCGTCTTCTGCGGTGAGGCCGGCGGGCCGATGGCGGCTCTCGCGCCGCTCATCGGCAAGTTGCTCGGTGTGGAGCGGGTTCCCATCGAGTACCGCGACGACGGCCGCCACCACTCCGCGCGGGTGGGCGACGTCATCGACGTGGAGATCGAGGACCAGGTCGCCCCGCAGTTCGGCCCGGACGGGCCGGTCATGCACCTGACCGGCATGTTCCACCCGGCGAACAGCACACTGGCCATCGCGCGGTCCGCGCGGGCGCGGGGCGGTGGCGTGTACGGCCGGTCCTGGGACTTCTCGGGTGGCAACGGCCACTCGGCGCCCTTCACGTGGTCGGCGTGA
- a CDS encoding acyltransferase translates to MSTLCRSTTTEVTEPAPDGRGFSSALRGGGGRVTGLDGLRTVAVVLVIVYHVLPDPLPGGSVGVDVFFTISGFVITRLLVAEYARTGRIGLWSFYRRRWLRLMPALLVMCAVTAVLAVAFALPLFRGVWTAVALAAGSAVNLVRAGEPGAYSGLTAPFGHTWSLGVEEQFYLAWPLLLLVLLRRGRARVVLCWVAVLCVLPVIWRTALWAPTAAHRIYNGPDTRADQLLVGALLALVLARLRADDPRLAVLRRWAGRLCWPALALLALIVWQIPITGPSGWNPLWYTVGFLAAAVLSACVVAALELCPRSWPARLLSLAVPAWVGRNLSYGMYLWHYPLIRLLSELGLRGGPLLFAGLTVTLLAALASYALVERPLLRRGRVRVRRPEPAVVAAA, encoded by the coding sequence ATGAGCACTCTCTGTCGGAGCACGACCACCGAGGTCACGGAGCCGGCCCCGGACGGGCGGGGCTTCTCGTCGGCGTTGCGTGGCGGCGGCGGGCGGGTGACGGGGCTGGACGGACTGCGTACCGTCGCGGTGGTGCTGGTGATCGTGTACCACGTGCTGCCCGACCCGCTGCCCGGCGGCTCGGTGGGCGTGGACGTGTTCTTCACGATCAGCGGTTTCGTCATCACCCGGCTGCTGGTCGCGGAGTACGCCCGCACCGGTCGCATCGGGTTGTGGTCGTTCTACCGGCGGCGGTGGCTGCGCCTGATGCCGGCCCTGCTGGTGATGTGCGCGGTCACCGCCGTGCTGGCCGTGGCGTTCGCACTGCCGTTGTTCCGCGGGGTGTGGACGGCGGTCGCGCTCGCCGCGGGCTCGGCGGTCAATCTCGTCCGGGCCGGGGAGCCAGGGGCGTACTCGGGTCTCACCGCGCCGTTCGGCCACACCTGGTCCCTGGGGGTGGAGGAGCAGTTCTACCTGGCCTGGCCGCTTCTGCTGCTGGTTCTGCTGCGGCGCGGGCGTGCCCGGGTGGTGCTGTGCTGGGTGGCGGTGCTCTGCGTCCTTCCGGTGATCTGGCGGACGGCGCTCTGGGCTCCCACGGCGGCGCACCGCATCTACAACGGGCCCGACACCCGCGCCGACCAGCTGCTCGTCGGCGCCCTGCTGGCCCTCGTGCTGGCCCGGCTGCGTGCCGACGACCCGCGCCTGGCGGTGCTGCGCCGGTGGGCGGGACGGCTGTGCTGGCCGGCCCTCGCGCTGCTGGCACTGATCGTCTGGCAGATCCCGATCACCGGGCCGAGCGGGTGGAACCCCCTCTGGTACACGGTCGGCTTCCTGGCCGCCGCCGTGCTGTCGGCCTGTGTGGTGGCCGCGCTGGAACTGTGCCCGCGGTCCTGGCCCGCCCGCCTGCTGTCGCTGGCGGTGCCGGCCTGGGTCGGACGGAACCTCAGCTACGGGATGTACCTGTGGCACTACCCCCTCATCCGGCTGCTCTCCGAACTCGGTCTGCGCGGCGGCCCGCTGCTCTTCGCGGGCCTCACGGTGACGCTCCTCGCGGCCCTCGCCTCGTACGCCCTCGTCGAACGGCCCCTGCTGCGACGCGGCCGGGTCCGTGTGCGCCGGCCGGAGCCCGCTGTCGTCGCAGCGGCCTGA